In the genome of Cryptomeria japonica chromosome 8, Sugi_1.0, whole genome shotgun sequence, one region contains:
- the LOC131857472 gene encoding LRR receptor-like serine/threonine-protein kinase FLS2 has product MTTSILIQMLLLTLALVFASTTASVIPIHNTSNSPHVSALHRPSMDGMFSVVRRRMLLEKGDDNVLEKRDLEALLSFRNSITADPMQSLINWTSTNSGNLCSWNGVVCRKHTQRVVAIILPQLGLQGTISPYIGNLSLLGILNLSSNSLMGKIPPQLGQLKSLRLLDLKTNLLMGSIPTSLANCTHLEWIRLSVNNLTGNIPAQFGGLGSLEYLRLSYNDLSGNIPVSLSNCTSLLDLVLGVNNLTGSIPPELGRLDKLQYISVNDNKLKTQIPAALGNCSSLEVLFIGGYAQLYGSIPAELGNLKHLGQLSLYGPGGIIGSIPPEIGNCTSLEWLDVGYHHITGPLPTSIAMLPMSTLDLIFNSFNGTIPEFIFNLTQLIFLDLGKNRFTGTLSDGFGNLRELKSLNLGTNLLHGTIPQVIINLTKLEKLSLDTNQLTGLVPKDIGSLQKLKLLQLYSNNLTGIIPESVGDLQYLETLYLQFNNLIGPIPDSIGKLKSVRELLITSNDINGSIPESISGLMSVQVLDFSDNSLDGKIPEGITQCTALNRLILSQNMLTGNIPFSMGSCPLMTELILSSNSLSGGIPRTLTNCKSLRKIKLSNNSLNGSFDINYPPSLEVLSANTNNFSGTLPVSLAKCTKLQLLDFRRNHLRGALPLYLANFQELRVLSLGYNQLQGTFPAWMVRLTSLQVLDLSNNKFDGQIPSNLENLQGFAKRGDPQVSGSSLYEDIRIVIKKHEYRLEYVLAANTILDLSSNNLSGQIPESIKNLSSLRLLNLSGNHFSGKIPASLGHIWTLEQLDLSQNMLEGQIPEDLSLLSLLAYLDLSNNTLCGQIPRGTQLQTFTAKYFQKNRCLCGGPLQSCSPNKTSVVPSASPLANNFKSIWTAIDENVSMVAMGLGFGIAFAGTISVIIWWNTLWLCIMALKSRGFYGFANSQTCSWSLSYSPRFTFHSSTSTGTATA; this is encoded by the exons ATGACGACAAGTATATTGATTCAAATGCTGTTGTTAACCTTGGCTCTGGTATTCGCGTCAACCACTGCCTCCGTAATACCCATTCACAACACCTCCAATTCTCCTCATGTCTCTGCTTTACATAGGCCTTCCATGGACGGAATGTTTTCTGTTGTCAGAAGACGTATGCTTCTGGAAAAAGGCGATGACAATGTTTTGGAGAAGAGGGATTTGGAAGCCTTACTCTCTTTCAGAAATAGTATTACAGCCGACCCTATGCAGTCGCTTATCAACTGGACATCTACCAATTCAGGAAACCTGTGCTCATGGAATGGTGTTGTGTGTAGAAAGCATACCCAAAGAGTGGTGGCCATCATTCTCCCACAGCTGGGATTGCAAGGTACCATTTCTCCCTACATAGGGAATCTATCTTTATTAGGCATTCTGAATCTCTCAAGCAATTCTTTGATGGGGAAAATTCCACCTCAGCTTGGCCAACTGAAATCGTTGAGGTTACTCGACCTTAAAACAAATCTGCTGATGGGCTCCATTCCCACATCTCTTGCTAATTGCACACACCTTGAGTGGATAAGACTTTCTGTTAACAACTTGACCGGGAATATCCCTGCACAATTCGGTGGTCTCGGCAGTTTAGAGTATCTTCGCTTGTCCTACAATGATCTAAGTGGAAACATTCCAGTTTCTCTGAGCAACTGCACGTCCCTTCTTGATTTGGTACTTGGTGTTAACAATCTCACAG GAAGCATTCCACCCGAATTGGGGAGGCTTGACAAATTGCAGTATATTTCCGTGAACGATAACAAGTTGAAAACCCAAATCCCTGCAGCCCTTGGTAATTGTTCCTCCTTGGAAGTATTGTTTATTGGGGGTTATGCCCAGCTATATGGCAGTATACCAGCTGAACTAGGAAATTTGAAACATCTTGGCCAATTATCACTGTATGGCCCAGGAGGGATCATAGGCTCTATACCTCCAGAAATAGGAAACTGTACTAGTCTTGAGTGGCTTGATGTGGGATACCACCATATTACCGGACCATTGCCCACAAGTATTGCCATGCTTCCTATGTCCACCCTTGATTTAATATTTAACAGTTTTAATGGGACAATTCCAGAATTCATCTTCAATCTCACCCAATTAATTTTCTTAGATCTTGGTAAAAACAGATTCACGGGAACCCTTTCCGATGGCTTCGGAAATTTGAGAGAGCTAAAATCTCTAAATCTGGGTACAAACCTTTTACACGGCACCATACCCCAAGTAATAATTAACCTGACCAAGCTTGAAAAACTTTCCTTGGACACTAACCAATTGACAGGGTTAGTTCCCAAAGATATAGGAAGCCTCCAAAAATTGAAACTCTTGCAATTGTATTCAAACAATCTGACTGGCATTATTCCTGAGTCCGTGGGAGATCTCCAATATTTAGAAACCTTGTATCTTCAGTTTAACAATTTGATTGGTCCAATACCTGACAGTATTGGTAAACTCAAGAGTGTTAGGGAGCTGTTAATCACGAGCAATGATATAAACGGGAGTATCCCAGAAAGTATCAGTGGTTTGATGTCAGTGCAGGTGTTAGATTTTTCAGACAACAGCTTGGATGGAAAGATTCCTGAGGGTATCACTCAATGCACTGCACTCAACCGCCTGATTTTGTCCCAGAATATGCTGACAGGAAATATTCCATTCTCTATGGGCAGCTGCCCCTTAATGACAGAGCTGATACTATCCAGTAACTCTTTGTCCGGTGGAATTCCCCGGACACTTACCAACTGCAAATCTTTAAGGAAGATAAAGCTGTCGAACAATTCCTTGAATGGAAGTTTCGATATCAATTATCCTCCTTCTCTGGAAGTGTTGTCAGCAAACACCAATAACTTCTCCGGGACTCTGCCCGTATCTTTGGCCAAATGTACGAAGCTTCAGCTTTTGGATTTCAGAAGGAACCATTTGAGAGGTGCACTTCCTTTGTACCTGGCGAATTTTCAGGAATTGAGAGTTTTGAGCCTTGGGTATAATCAGCTTCAAGGTACTTTTCCAGCGTGGATGGTAAGACTCACTAGTTTGCAGGTGTTGGATTTATCAAACAATAAGTTTGATGGTCAAATACCATCTAATCTTGAGAATCTCCAGGGATTTGCGAAGCGCGGAGATCCGCAAGTGTCTGGAAGCAGCCTATATGAAGATATACGCATAGTAATAAAAAAACATGAGTACAGGCTGGAGTATGTATTGGCAGCGAACACCATACTTGATTTGTCAAGTAACAATCTCAGCGGGCAGATACCAGAAAGCATAAAGAATTTGAGCAGCCTGAGATTACTAAATCTCTCTGGGAACCATTTCAGTGGTAAGATACCAGCTTCTCTTGGACATATATGGACTTTGGAGCAGTTGGATTTGTCTCAAAATATGCTGGAAGGGCAAATTCCTGAGGACCTCTCTCTATTGTCCCTGTTGGCCTATTTGGATCTATCTAATAACACTCTTTGTGGACAGATACCCAGAGGAACGCAGTTACAGACATTCACTGCCAAGTATTTCCAGAAAAATAGATGTTTATGCGGGGGACCTCTACAGAGTTGCAGCCCAAACAAGACTTCTGTTGTGCCATCCGCCTCGCCTTTAGCGAACAATTTCAAATCAATATGGACTGCAATTGATGAAAATGTGTCCATGGTTGCTATGGGGTTGGGCTTCGGGATTGCCTTTGCTGGAACAATCTCAGTGATAATATGGTGGAACACACTTTGGCTTTGCATTATGGCACTCAAAAGCAGAGGCTTTTATGGATTTGCGAATTCCCAAACATGTAGTTGGAGTTTGAGTTACAGCCCTCGTTTTACATTTCACTCATCTACATCGACAGGCACAGCCACAGCTTAG